In Alkalihalobacillus sp. AL-G, the genomic stretch GTTAATATTACCCTCGAGGTCAATGGATATTTTTATTTTTGGTGAAGATAAGGATCCTGTAACCTGTACTTTCCTTTCCGCACGAATATTACCAATTGCAACCTGGATTTCTGATTGGGGAAGTTCTAATGCGAAATTGAATAATCTATTATGGAGTAATGAGAACAGATGTAACTTATTTTCAGGAACATGATCGATCATTCTGTCACCTTTGAATAGGGCAAGCCCCTTTAGCTTCAACTTGCCCTTTTTTAATGTGAAAAGTGGAAGAAAGGGATCTTCTCCTTCTCCAAAGTACTTTTGGAAAAAAAGGTGCAAGTTTGTTTTCGGTATGATTTCCTGATCGATTGAATGTTCAATGATTTTTACGACATACCTCCCGAGATCCATGTTCTGGACATCCTGACTATGGATGAATTCTTTGGTCGATCCATCATAAACGGCAAGCTTTACATTTGCACTGATACTTGGATCACGTCGATATACATCCATTGTTTTAATGAACCCTTTCCTTGCGAAATCCTCTGAGAACAGGGCTACTTCAATCTTTCCAGGAAAAAGGGGGTTTGGTGCTTGCAACGTTGCCTTTTTTGTCAGTTCCTTATTAAGGACCCCCTCTGTTGTATAATACTCATTTCGTACTCCTCCACCCGTCTGAAATATTGGAACGACTAGCGTAGATTGAATTTTATCTTCCTTTAAGTCATAGCCTGCAAGTGTAATCAAATAAATATCATCTAAAATGCGACGCTCAACTGTACAACCAGCTAACAGAACTACACAAATTATAATAAGGCTCAGTCGTTTCATTTTCTGTGTCTCCTTCTCGTTTTGAAGTGGAACAGCAGGAATAACAGCGGGATATAAACATAAAGGGCGTAGAAGCCGGTTTTAGAGGTTGTATTGATGAATACATCGATGCTTTCACGATCCTTAAAAATTAGGTGTACGACGTATGTTATGACAAGTACGAGGATGAGAACCCATCGTTGTCGACAATTATAGGTTCGTTTGATGGCACGGCTCGAGCACCAGAGACTGATACATATATTTGGAAAAATAACTAAAACCCACGTTGTGATTGCAAGATATTCAAATCGCTCTACGAAAGGGAATTCGATAATCTTAAACATACTCAAGGTAGCCCAAATTGTCCGTTCAAGCTGAGCTTCACTAAAGTACACAAAAGCAGCTATCGCCGTAAGAACATAGATGAATGTTGAGAACAACACACCAAGCTGAGCCCATTTTTGCGATTGCTTTCCATGTTTAATAAAGGGGTACATAAGTAAAATCGTTTCAAAGCCAATGTACTCAAGTGTCACAACCTTCGCCGACTTTAAGAGATCCATAAAGGAATGATTCATAACAGGCCGTAAGTAATCCCAATCCCCGTATTGAAATGGGAAAAATATAAATAAAATCAAAAAGGAAGGGATGATAACACCGAAAAAGGCAATCCCTGCTACAACTCGAAACCCGCTTGATATCGTGTAATAAATCAATATAAGAAAAACGGCAAGGAAAAAAGGCATACTCAGGTTTGGAAACATCCATACTTGAATGGCTTCCATAAAACTCCGTAATACAGTGACCCCAAGAAACAGAAAATACAATGCAGCAACGGTACTGAGAAAGCCCCCGAACCATTTTCCGAAAACCCTTTGATGGATCGAAATCAAATCGCCCTCTTCTTTATTGAGCATACTGTACATCATCCAAAGTACTATATGGATGGAGACACTTGATATCAAGATGGAGATCCATGCATCATAGCCTGCATCCTTCGCAATATACCGTTGAAAACCGAGGATCCCTATACCAATTTGCATAGAGTGTACGAGGAAAAAAGCCATCCCAGCAGACACGAGAAAACGGTTTGGTATTGGAGTGCTCATCATATCCCTCCCTTCAGACTGTGTACCTATTCATCAATATCCTTCTTCTTCTTTGCCTTTTTCTTTTTAAACCTTTCTGTACTTTCGGGTTGAAGGTTTATCGGCCGCAAAGACTGTGTAGAAAAAGGCATGCGTATAATCGTGTCTTTAAGATCAGGAACCCGGGGTGGGAATAATGGTTCTAAGTAAGGTCTGCCTAACGAATCCAAACGAAGAAGATGAACAAGTAAAAAGCAGAAACATAACATAATCCCTAAAAGGCCCCATAGTTGGGCGAAGAGCAAAAATGGAAATCGAATCAATCGGATCGTATTACCCATTTTATAGACTGGGGTCGTAAAGGAAGCAAGGGCGGCAAGGGCAACGATAATCAACAACACATTGCTCGTTAAGCCTGCTTCCACTGAAGCGGTTCCAATGACGATACCGCCAACGATACCGATTGTCTGGCCGACCTTCGTTGGTAGTCTTGCTCCTGCTTCACGCAAAAGCTCAATCGCCAGTTCTAGGATCAATGCCTCTAATATAGGAGGAAAAGGTATTGCACTTCTGGAAGTTACAAGGGTGCTTAATAGATCCTTTGGAATCAACTCATAATGAAAGGTTAGGATTGCGACATAAAGGGGTGTTGCAAATATCGAAAACCAAACTGAACCCATTCGGATCAATCGAAACGTTGTTGCAATATGCCAGTTTAAAAAATAGTCCTCAAACGCAGAGAAGAACTCAACCAGATTAGTCGGACCGATCAACACCTGCGGACCACCATCAACAATAATGGCGATTTTACCCTCACCAAGTACAGCAGCAACCCGGTCAGGACGTTCTGTATCAATCAGTTGAGGAAAAGGTGAGTTTTGATTATCAGAAATGAGCTGTGTAATGAATGAACTATCCGTAATTTGATCAAAATCAATATCTTCAATTCGCTGCAGAACAGTATTGACGTTTTCAGTATTAGCGATACCTTCTACATAAAGAACAGCCACACGTGTTTGTGAGGTTGTCCCTACCTTCATTTCTTTGACTGTAAACCGTGTGCTGGGAAGCCTTTTCCTAACTAACTGAATATTTGTATCAATAGATTCAACAAAAGCTTCCTTTGGACCA encodes the following:
- a CDS encoding GerAB/ArcD/ProY family transporter, yielding MSTPIPNRFLVSAGMAFFLVHSMQIGIGILGFQRYIAKDAGYDAWISILISSVSIHIVLWMMYSMLNKEEGDLISIHQRVFGKWFGGFLSTVAALYFLFLGVTVLRSFMEAIQVWMFPNLSMPFFLAVFLILIYYTISSGFRVVAGIAFFGVIIPSFLILFIFFPFQYGDWDYLRPVMNHSFMDLLKSAKVVTLEYIGFETILLMYPFIKHGKQSQKWAQLGVLFSTFIYVLTAIAAFVYFSEAQLERTIWATLSMFKIIEFPFVERFEYLAITTWVLVIFPNICISLWCSSRAIKRTYNCRQRWVLILVLVITYVVHLIFKDRESIDVFINTTSKTGFYALYVYIPLLFLLFHFKTRRRHRK
- a CDS encoding Ger(x)C family spore germination protein; the protein is MKRLSLIIICVVLLAGCTVERRILDDIYLITLAGYDLKEDKIQSTLVVPIFQTGGGVRNEYYTTEGVLNKELTKKATLQAPNPLFPGKIEVALFSEDFARKGFIKTMDVYRRDPSISANVKLAVYDGSTKEFIHSQDVQNMDLGRYVVKIIEHSIDQEIIPKTNLHLFFQKYFGEGEDPFLPLFTLKKGKLKLKGLALFKGDRMIDHVPENKLHLFSLLHNRLFNFALELPQSEIQVAIGNIRAERKVQVTGSLSSPKIKISIDLEGNINEFYGGKKGLEKKLKKIEKQIDKHLEKEAKVMLSSFQEQGIDPIGIGKEAKAEFRDWDAKSWKQIYPELDIKVEVNTNVLETGVMR
- a CDS encoding spore germination protein, which translates into the protein MKKWWQKRSRPNKQKEPQSLSALLEDVKNSKDFVHYKISNDHGDVWLSYIKTLVDTKTLQLSILPAIQHVKKQSLEDIKGQIPIGHVTVTDDITEIKNKILGGHVIVRLNEHSNLCLLINALAKSGREIAAPEIEFSVLGPKEAFVESIDTNIQLVRKRLPSTRFTVKEMKVGTTSQTRVAVLYVEGIANTENVNTVLQRIEDIDFDQITDSSFITQLISDNQNSPFPQLIDTERPDRVAAVLGEGKIAIIVDGGPQVLIGPTNLVEFFSAFEDYFLNWHIATTFRLIRMGSVWFSIFATPLYVAILTFHYELIPKDLLSTLVTSRSAIPFPPILEALILELAIELLREAGARLPTKVGQTIGIVGGIVIGTASVEAGLTSNVLLIIVALAALASFTTPVYKMGNTIRLIRFPFLLFAQLWGLLGIMLCFCFLLVHLLRLDSLGRPYLEPLFPPRVPDLKDTIIRMPFSTQSLRPINLQPESTERFKKKKAKKKKDIDE